From one Balaenoptera acutorostrata chromosome 6, mBalAcu1.1, whole genome shotgun sequence genomic stretch:
- the DOLK gene encoding dolichol kinase: protein MTRECASPAPGPGAPLSGSVLAEAAVVFVVVLSIHAAVWDRYSWCAVALAVQAFYVQYKWDRLLQQGSAVFQFRMSANSGLLPASVVMPLLGLVMKERCQAAGNPYFERFGIVVAATGMAVALFSSVLALGITRPVPTNTCVISGLAGGVIIYIMKHSLSVGEVIEVLEVLLIFVYLNMILLYLLPRCFTPGEALLVLGGISFMLNQLIKRSLTVVESQGDPLDFFLLVVVVGMVLMGIFFSTLFVFMDSGTWASSIFFHLMTCVLGLGVVLPWLHRLIRRNPLLWLFQFLFQTETRVYLLAYWSLLATLACLVVLYQNAKRSSSESKKHQAPTIARKYFHFIVVATYTPGIILDRPLLYVAATVCLAVFIFLEYVRYFRIKPLGHTLRSLLSLFLDERDSGPLILTHIYLLLGMSLPIWLVPRPCTQKGSLGGARALVPYAGVLAVGVGDTVASIFGSTMGEIRWPGTKKTFEGTMTSIFAQIISVALILIFDSGVDLNYSYAWILGCISTVSLLEAYTTQIDNLLLPLYLLILLMA from the coding sequence ATGACCCGAGAGTGCGCTTCCCCGGCCCCTGGGCCTGGGGCTCCGCTGAGCGGTTCGGTGCTGGCAGAGGCGGCAGTGGTGTTcgtagtggtgttgagcatccacGCAGCCGTGTGGGATCGATACTCGTGGTGCGCCGTGGCCCTCGCGGTGCAGGCCTTCTACGTCCAATACAAGTGGGACCGGCTGCTACAGCAGGGAAGCGCTGTCTTCCAGTTTCGAATGTCCGCAAACAGTGGCCTACTGCCCGCCTCAGTGGTCATGCCTTTGCTGGGGCTGGTTATGAAGGAGCGCTGCCAGGCTGCGGGGAACCCATACTTCGAGCGGTTTGGAATTGTGGTGGCGGCCACTGGCATGGCAGTGGCCCTCTTCTCATCAGTATTGGCACTGGGCATCACTCGCCCGGTGCCCACCAACACCTGTGTCATCTCGGGCTTGGCTGGAGGTGTCATCATTTATATCATGAAGCACTCGCTGAGTGTAGGCGAGGTGATCGAGGTCCTGGAGGTCCTGCTGATCTTTGTCTACCTCAACATGATCCTGCTGTATCTGCTGCCCCGCTGCTTCACCCCTGGAGAGGCTCTGCTGGTATTGGGTGGCATCAGCTTCATGCTCAACCAGCTCATCAAGCGCTCTCTGACTGTGGTGGAAAGCCAGGGGGACCCCTTGGACTTCTTCCTGCTGGTAGTGGTGGTAGGGATGGTGCTCATGGGCATCTTCTTCAGCACCCTCTTTGTTTTCATGGACTCAGGCACCTGGGCCTCTTCCATCTTCTTCCACCTCATGACCTGTGTACTGGGGCTTGGCGTGGTCCTGCCCTGGCTGCACCGGCTCATCCGCAGGAACCCCCTGCTGTGGCTTTTTCAATTCCTCTTCCAGACAGAGACCCGAGTCTACCTCCTAGCCTACTGGTCTCTGCTGGCCACCTTAGCCTGCCTGGTGGTGCTATACCAGAATGCCAAGCGGTCATCTTCCGAGTCCAAGAAGCACCAGGCCCCCACCATTGCTCGGAAGTATTTCCACTTCATTGTGGTAGCCACCTACACCCCAGGTATCATCTTGGACCGGCCACTGCTCTACGTGGCCGCCACCGTATGTCTGGCGGTCTTCATCTTCCTAGAGTATGTGCGCTACTTCCGCATCAAGCCCCTGGGCCACACTCTGCGAAGCCTCCTGTCCCTCTTCCTGGATGAACGAGACAGTGGACCGCTCATCCTGACCCACATCTACCTGCTCCTAGGCATGTCTCTTCCCATTTGGTtggtccccagaccctgcacACAGAAGGGTAGCCTAGGGGGAGCCAGGGCCCTAGTCCCCTATGCAGGAGTCCTGGCCGTCGGTGTGGGCGACACTGTGGCCTCCATATTCGGCAGCACCATGGGGGAGATTCGCTGGCCTGGAACTAAAAAGACTTTTGAGGGGACCATGACATCTATATTTGCCCAGATCATTTCTGTAGCTCTGATCTTAATCTTCGACAGTGGAGTGGACTTAAACTACAGTTATGCTTGGATTTTGGGGTGCATCAGCACCGTGTCCCTCCTAGAAGCATACACTACGCAGATAGACAATCTCCTTTTGCCTCTCTACCTCCTGATATTGCTGATGGCCTAG